In bacterium, the following are encoded in one genomic region:
- a CDS encoding peroxiredoxin, translating to MALRINSEAPNFTAETTQGKVNFHEWIGDGWAILFSHPKDFTPVCTTELGYMAKLGPEFAKRNTKVIGLSVDPVTDHERWSKDIEETQGAAINYPLIGDPELNVAKAYDMLPDNAGNTSQGRTAADNATVRSVFIIGPDKKVKAMLTYPMSTGRNFDEVLRLLDSCQLTAKHKVATPVNWKHGEDVIIVPAVSDAEAKEKYPSGWKSPKPYIRIVPQPK from the coding sequence ATGGCGCTGAGAATTAACAGCGAAGCTCCGAACTTTACGGCTGAAACGACCCAGGGCAAAGTCAATTTCCATGAATGGATTGGCGATGGCTGGGCGATCCTTTTTTCTCACCCGAAAGACTTTACTCCAGTTTGCACGACTGAACTAGGGTACATGGCGAAACTTGGACCTGAATTCGCGAAACGGAATACGAAAGTCATTGGTCTGAGTGTTGATCCCGTAACGGATCATGAAAGGTGGTCGAAGGATATTGAAGAAACACAGGGTGCCGCGATTAACTATCCGTTAATCGGCGATCCGGAACTGAACGTCGCAAAAGCTTATGACATGCTTCCGGATAATGCAGGCAACACATCGCAAGGGCGCACAGCGGCTGACAATGCAACGGTACGGTCCGTGTTTATCATCGGACCAGACAAAAAAGTCAAAGCGATGCTGACCTATCCGATGAGCACAGGACGCAATTTCGATGAAGTGTTGCGGCTCCTGGATTCCTGTCAGTTGACGGCAAAACACAAAGTGGCAACACCCGTGAACTGGAAGCATGGCGAAGATGTGATCATCGTTCCTGCTGTTTCAGACGCAGAGGCTAAGGAAAAATACCCGTCAGGTTGGAAATCTCCCAAGCCTTATATCCGCATCGTTCCGCAGCCAAAGTAG
- a CDS encoding glycoside hydrolase family 9 protein — protein MKTRRLYFLWIFTILCSIANAAPVSQAIKTDHFGYRPNDVKVAIFSTNPGSTVELRNSSDVVVLTIPGGGGSITSKGLDSAPSGDTIWWVDFSVFTTPGIYRLYSPSLNAQSYDFEIKENVYNAALKTALKTFYYQRCNTPKTATHAGNWADATACHMTDTAVRPAAGHTDFGTFNLTGGHHDAGDYNKYVWGAASTAILFLLRAYEDNPGLFKDGDQNIPESGNGIPDLLDEVKWELDWFLKMQLASGAVLYQMHVDGFASNAPPSIDTNVRFYQNPNMESGAVFAGTLAYASRVFANAGMTTYSNTLKTAANNAWAWLLTQSDSGTDAVRETKAWAAAEIYRTSGTASAKSYVDNFYPSSWAGRFFNVARYDTHAAVTYIQTPGATAAVVLNMQQDIRDQVNYLFSNDDLYRNGMPSWSYHWGSNTPRAAQGLFLLKAAQLGLTGSHTAQECIRHAQDFLHFFHGQNALNMMYLTNMASLGGDHSSFQFYHAWFGDSANSYSRTNFMGKPTSIIEPDYPYYKGTDNHGVNDNKTSTHGPAPGFVPGGPNASYSGTAIPPANAGWSNRYYRDWADQTVWTAMTWEITENSIGYQGPYVALAAYFSQVAGCTSNAQCDDGLFCNGAETCFSSSCQPGTNPCPGQSCDEEGDFCFVDPCDHDGVCEANENCNNCASDCIASPPPGCGNGVCEPSLGEDCVSCASDCRGKQNGPTKNRFCCGDGDGSNPVSCSDSRCNAEGFVCSSQPPVSYCCGDLVCQGAETSCNCGIDCGAPEPGECDPPPPPGCDNDGVCEQGETCNSCSNDCSGRTGGKPSQRYCCGDGIQQAPEGNGAICDGNY, from the coding sequence ATGAAGACACGCCGTTTGTATTTTCTCTGGATCTTTACGATCCTCTGTTCCATTGCCAATGCAGCACCAGTAAGCCAGGCCATCAAGACCGATCACTTTGGTTACCGCCCCAATGATGTGAAGGTTGCCATTTTTTCCACAAACCCGGGCTCAACTGTGGAACTCAGGAACAGCAGCGATGTAGTTGTCCTGACCATTCCCGGCGGTGGCGGATCCATTACAAGCAAAGGTTTGGATAGCGCTCCTTCCGGCGACACGATCTGGTGGGTGGATTTCTCGGTGTTCACAACTCCCGGAATCTATCGTCTCTACAGTCCCTCCCTCAACGCGCAATCCTACGATTTTGAAATCAAAGAAAATGTGTACAATGCCGCGCTCAAAACTGCATTGAAAACTTTTTATTATCAGCGCTGCAACACACCGAAAACTGCAACACACGCAGGCAACTGGGCGGATGCAACCGCGTGCCATATGACTGATACAGCAGTGCGCCCTGCGGCCGGTCATACCGATTTTGGAACGTTTAATCTGACCGGCGGGCATCATGATGCGGGAGATTACAACAAGTATGTATGGGGAGCTGCATCAACCGCGATACTCTTTCTGTTGCGCGCTTATGAAGATAACCCGGGACTCTTTAAAGATGGAGATCAAAATATTCCGGAGTCCGGAAATGGAATTCCGGATCTGCTGGATGAAGTCAAATGGGAGCTCGATTGGTTTTTGAAAATGCAGCTCGCCAGTGGAGCAGTGCTTTATCAAATGCACGTGGATGGATTTGCATCCAATGCCCCTCCCAGCATCGATACCAATGTCCGTTTTTACCAGAATCCAAATATGGAATCGGGCGCCGTTTTCGCGGGCACACTTGCATATGCTTCGCGAGTGTTTGCAAATGCTGGCATGACGACCTATTCAAATACGCTGAAAACTGCGGCGAATAATGCGTGGGCCTGGCTCTTAACGCAGAGTGACTCAGGAACCGATGCGGTTCGTGAGACAAAAGCCTGGGCAGCCGCTGAAATTTATCGCACTTCAGGAACTGCGTCCGCAAAAAGTTATGTTGACAATTTCTATCCAAGCAGCTGGGCAGGACGTTTTTTCAACGTCGCGCGTTACGACACTCATGCAGCCGTAACTTATATTCAAACTCCGGGAGCAACTGCTGCTGTTGTTCTGAACATGCAGCAAGACATTCGCGATCAGGTAAATTATCTTTTCAGCAACGACGATCTTTATCGAAACGGAATGCCTTCCTGGTCCTACCACTGGGGCTCCAATACGCCTCGCGCAGCCCAGGGTTTGTTTCTGTTAAAGGCTGCGCAGCTTGGCCTAACCGGTTCTCACACCGCGCAAGAATGCATCCGCCACGCGCAGGATTTCTTGCATTTCTTTCATGGACAGAATGCGTTGAACATGATGTACCTGACCAACATGGCTTCGCTGGGCGGCGACCATTCCAGTTTTCAGTTTTATCATGCGTGGTTTGGCGATTCTGCAAACAGTTACTCCCGCACAAATTTCATGGGCAAGCCTACTTCTATCATCGAACCGGATTATCCATATTACAAAGGCACAGATAATCACGGTGTAAATGACAACAAGACTTCCACCCACGGACCCGCTCCCGGTTTTGTGCCGGGCGGTCCGAATGCGAGTTACAGTGGAACGGCGATTCCACCGGCAAATGCAGGTTGGTCCAACAGATATTATCGTGATTGGGCGGATCAAACAGTATGGACCGCGATGACCTGGGAGATCACCGAAAATTCGATTGGCTATCAAGGACCGTACGTTGCATTAGCCGCGTACTTTTCACAGGTCGCAGGATGCACTTCGAATGCGCAATGTGATGACGGCCTCTTCTGCAATGGCGCCGAAACTTGCTTCAGCAGCAGTTGTCAGCCGGGAACGAATCCCTGTCCCGGACAATCCTGCGATGAAGAGGGTGACTTCTGCTTTGTGGATCCCTGCGATCATGATGGTGTTTGCGAAGCGAATGAGAATTGCAACAACTGCGCATCGGATTGCATCGCGAGTCCGCCACCTGGTTGCGGAAACGGTGTTTGCGAACCGTCGCTTGGTGAAGATTGTGTTTCGTGCGCATCGGATTGCCGCGGAAAACAGAATGGACCAACGAAAAACCGGTTCTGTTGCGGAGATGGTGATGGCAGCAATCCCGTTAGCTGCAGCGATAGTCGTTGCAATGCAGAAGGTTTTGTTTGCAGCTCACAGCCGCCTGTTTCGTACTGCTGCGGCGATCTGGTTTGTCAGGGCGCAGAGACAAGTTGCAATTGCGGGATCGATTGCGGCGCGCCAGAACCAGGCGAATGTGATCCACCGCCACCACCAGGTTGCGATAATGATGGCGTGTGTGAACAAGGTGAAACCTGCAACAGTTGCAGCAATGATTGTTCGGGCCGAACGGGTGGCAAACCGTCCCAACGCTATTGTTGCGGTGACGGCATCCAGCAAGCCCCTGAAGGGAACGGCGCCATCTGTGACGGTAATTATTAA
- a CDS encoding type II toxin-antitoxin system VapB family antitoxin, producing MRTTIDIPEDLIEEARRLMGFKSKTDTVIFSLQELVRRKRIEELKSLMGAVHLEIDLPKSRRRPVRKRKR from the coding sequence ATGCGAACAACAATTGACATTCCTGAAGATTTAATTGAGGAGGCACGCCGTTTGATGGGATTCAAATCAAAAACGGATACCGTGATCTTTTCTTTGCAGGAGTTAGTCAGACGGAAAAGAATCGAGGAATTGAAGAGCCTTATGGGTGCGGTTCATTTGGAAATTGACCTTCCCAAATCCCGGCGTCGGCCGGTTCGGAAACGAAAGCGGTGA